The Malassezia vespertilionis chromosome 2, complete sequence genomic sequence GCTCTGCTTGCGTCTTTAGAAATGAACGGAAATTTTCAGGGGAAATTTCTGGATGCGCAGAAGCAGGGATCCAAAACAAATTGTCGGTGCCATTCGGCCCTGGAGGCGTCGGCGGCAATGGCGTTCGTCCCAACACACGCGTAGAGCCGCCGGCGTGATGTTGTTCCATGGGGGGGAAAGAGGACTCAGGACCTGtctgcgagcgcgcggTTCCGCCAGCACTGGCttgccggcgcgccagaATGCGGTCCCGGTCAATAGAGCCGAACAAAGGCTGGGAGCCAGCGAGATGTGCAGTATGTTCAAAAGACAAATTTGCTAAATGTTCTGAGCAAGAAGCCTGGTCGTTTGATGGAAAGGTGTTGGACCCTGACCCCAACGAAGGACTGTTTCCACGTAGCCCTCCTGTATGCAAGTCTGGCAAGTCAGGGTCCATCACTGCGCGATTCGCAGAAagtcggcggcgcgtgcgtaACGCTTCAACCTCTCTTCGCAGATCGGACTCAGTGATTTGATGCTCGGCCATCGCGCAAGTGCACAGTACGTGTAACGCACTGCACGTTACAAAAGATGGACAGACAAAGCGCCTTTACGGCTAACAAACATCAATTTCCTCGGATCGATGTACGCAATAAGTAGCGCACGTCCGACGGTCTTTTTTCACGTTCCCTTGTTAGTTCCTAGGTATGTATAAGTAGGTACACCACGCCACTTTCTCCAAATGCCGCGAGCGTCGCTGTGGTTTACTGGTAAAAGATTCACGAGGGCGCACAACTCGCCCTGCACGAGGCCCGATGTGTGTGGTAGATGGACCCTGCAAGCCCGATTCAGGCCTTGTGGAACGTACATCAACCCTATCGCGACGCGACCTCCACACGGAAACGCTGCTGATGTGGGTACAAAACTTAAACTTTAGGCGGTTCTACATACAGCACGCCTGGGTTGGACGTATGGTCCACTGACCAACCTAGCTGTGTTAATAAACGTATCACTGCAGGTCGGAGCACCGAGGTGTAATGCTTGCTATGTGATCCACGGCCAGTAACCACCTCGAATGCGACGCGACCTGGCTGGTCCGGATCACGTTTGCGTGTTTCCCAGCGGTGTACGTGCTGTTGCATTACAGtcagcgcctcgtgcacGCTCAAACCATGTAGATCGATGCTCTCTGAAACTTGTTTTCCGTTTGTAGGCACATACGAAATAGTATTATTACCACttttgcgctcgtgcaccAGAGCAGAAGCTCCGCGAAGTTGCCAACGACGCGCCTGGGCACCAtatttgcgcgcctcttctgCGTACACCGACGTTGCTCCACCCAAGTTCGCCACGCGACTTTGACGTGCGGCAACACCGGCTTGTCGAAGCGCCATATCACGTTTCGCACGGAACTCGTCGACACGGGCTTGACACTCTTCCGCAGAATAGATTTCAAGATCCAGTCCTTCTGCCACATCATCCAAATTTGTCACTTGCGCAGATGCAGGAAGAACAACTGCGGATTGTCCTTTGCGTAGTGCAGCAGCAGGTGTGGCCATAGGCAAAGGCGTCGtgggctgcgcagcgcgtgcagcatAGCCTCGCGCGTTTGGTTCCAGCCAAactgccgctgccgacTTGGAATTGTTGCGCTTCGCAGTAACAGTAGGGGTATAAATAGTTTTGGAGCCAGTGTTGTCTAAAAGACGGCCGCTTGGATCAAGCACGTCGGGTCTATTGTGCAACCCGtctgcgcttgcggcaaCAATGTCTTGCAGTTGTACAATATCCAAGACCGCGTCTTGCTGGCCTTTGGTCGCGATGAGAAGTTGTCGAATGTCGCTTTGATTCTTGTGGGTGATGTTCGCAAGTGCAGAAACGATAGCGTCAAAATCTCCCGTGTTTGCAGCGGCTTGTGCTTCTGGCCGTGCCGCAGCCAGTGCAACGCAACGCGCCAGCGTGACGTGCAAGTTAAACGAGGCATGATTAAATATGCCTTGCACTTTAGGTTGCGGTATGTCAAGCAGTATCGCTAGTTGCGTAAGAGTTGAGGAGGAAAGCAGCCATTGCTGCTCACTCACGGGTATGTCATGCCTTGTTACCGCCTTGCGCTCTACCTCCTGGAGATGGCGGGCCAGTTGTTCATCGGTGAGCGCTTCACTCGCCGTGTGATCAATAGGATCGGGGCACAAAGTAGTGGGTGCTTTTGGGCGCATGCGAGTGTCATAGTAGATAtgatgcgcgctgcgatgATCAGTCATGCTTACCGTGACTGCATCGCCTTTCTTActcggcgcggcatgtTTCTTTGGTATGTTTTTGCGTTTCGCTTGTAGGCCATGCGACAGCACTTCCAGGTCTAGCCCTGCCCCGCGTGAAGATTTCGATTCTTCTACACTGCGCTCCCCTTGTTCAAGTATATCGTGAGCGAACAAAGTATCGACCGCCACGTCTACATCGTCGTCTGCATTACGCAGCGCAGTTTGTAACGAAGAAATATCCTTCCCGGGGAACGACTGCTGTAAAAATAAAAGTACCGGGTTATTTAGCAAAGTATCAGTCTGTTCGGTGCCCTGCGTCTTTGTGGGACAAACTTTTGATGGTGTCGATGCCCAGTCCTGGACGAGTGCATCTACCACGTTTTCCTCCGCTGACTCTTCCGGCTGCGCGGCCTCAGCTAACGCACCAAGTATCTCAACTGTATCAGAATAAGACCTCCCTGACTCTCGAGCAATTGCCAAAACAAGACTTGGGTCTAGAGGCGGGCAAAATTGAGACAGTAATGCATCCAAGGGTACCATTAGGTAGAAGCGAGTGTTACAAAAATGCAACGGGCCCCTCCACTTTTCTACATTCACTCCCCACACGAAATAAACAAGTGTTGCTCTACAACGACGCTTACATGTCGAGCGGGCTATGCCGCAAACGTATGGAACTCCGTTGTGCAGGCACAGCGACGCTTCACACCGATCTCCATTGCGCGTATTGAATGGAAACGCACCATTTGACGAACGCAGCGCCAATGCAGCGCCAACATCCTGTGCAGTTTACGGGCCTCGCTCAAAATATACACCTCTGCTGCCGAGACCCCTTATAACACATGTCGGCGAATTGATACAAAATACGAAAGATAGTGAGCGTTACAGTTATGGAATGACTGTTGTTCAGAAACGGCATCCGCAACTCCGTCCTTCTCGTGCAAAACCAGTTCTTACACCGAGATCTCAGAGACGCGCAGCTGGTCCGCATCCTTCGTGCAATTCAGTATCCCCCGGGCATGACGTGCGCCTATCTTTAATCAAAAAAAGAAATGCTTTTATGCAGGACGGGTTTAACGAAAGTATTCAAACCACCCCTAGCCCTCAACCAAGGCTACACCACCATGAATGGGAGACGCAAGAGGCCGGCTTATCGCAAACATCCTCGCTTTTTATGTATCCTGAAACAGAGCCCTCTGTTGCATCTGGACAAGGATTTATTTGCATGACGCAATTGGGAAGAACATCAATGCATGCGCCTGTGTTTGACGGAGAGCTTTATTCCGGTGTCTGTCGGCACGCCTTCATAAACTCCACAGGCGCCGCTACTGCTTTTCACCTCCCTACCGGCTCACAAGATACCATTGGGAGACGCGGTGTATAGAAGGTGTTTTATCCTATAATAGATACCCCGTACTAAACATGAAACTTGCCATACCATCTTACTGACTATGCAAAACAAAGACAGTTTCCCACAATACTATAAAAGTCCTCCTACAACATAATTTTTCCAATGTGACGGCAAGATGGCCGAGTGGTCTAAGGCGCTGTGTTCAGGCTCTTTTGAGATACCTAAACAAAATAAATTCGCAGTCTCCCTGAGGCGTGGGTTCGAATCCCACTCTTGTCAAACTTTTTGTGCCTCTTTATTAGCGGTGCTTGTCATTCACGCAGACACTGGTCATTTTTGCAAATTAATAATTGACCCTTATTATCTCCGTTTAAAACGCGCCGGAATGATTACGTGCATTCTTCTTCCGAGACCAGCTACTTAATATTAACGCAGACGTGTTGCAATCGTTGTGCTTTTCCTTCTCCCCCAAATTATCCAGTTTATGGTTTTCAGTGCAATAAGAAGGACGCGCTCTAATGCGCCCGAGCAGGACTCCACCTCTGTCCTTGAGCCTGCTCTTTCTACGCATACAGAACATGTCCAATATGAAGGGGACACAAAGGACACGGAAGGCAGCAAGAAATTTTTCTCCGATAGGGAGATGAAAGACATCTCTCGCCACATTGAAGCGACTGTGGTTGATGAAGTTTACCAACGCAAAGTATATATCCTGAACAAAATTATGAACGAGCATGTTGGCATGACTTGGTGGCAGTGGGGACTTCTTTGCGTCTCGGGTGTTGGATGGCTTATTGATAATGCGTGGTTGCAATTGGTAGCCGTTATTTTACCGCAAGTCCAAAATGAATTCTTAGTTCAACTAGGCGATCCAGACCCTAGCGGCCCTAATGCAAAGACGTACCACCCTGAGATGATGACGAttgcgctttttgcaggCCTAGTTGTGGGTGCAGCTTTCTGGGGTATTGCAGCTGATATTGTGGGACGTCGTGTCTCCTTCAACGCAACTCTTTTTATTGCTGGCGTGTTTGGCTTGGCGTCGGGCGGCGCTACGACCTTCCCGGCTTTGGGCGGCCTTTTGGCTGCCCTTGGCTTTGGTCTTGGTGGTAGCCTCCCTGTCGACGGCATGCTTTTCCTCGAGTTTATCCCCGGCAATCGGCAATATCTTTTGGCGTTTCTTTCCGTCTTTTGGTCGCTGGGCCAACTGATGACTTCGCTCATTGGATGGGCTTTCATTGCTAATTACAAGTGCGACAATGCATATGAGATTGTCGCACCCGGTGCACCTCTGCCTGAAAACTACTGCTATCCCACCAATTCTCGCGGTTGGCGGCAAAATAATGGTTGGCGTTATCTTAATTTCACAATTGGCGCATTTACCCTGGCATGCTTCTTCTTGCGCTTCCTTGTTTTTAAAATTCCAGAAAGCCCCAAGTTCCTTCTTTCAAAAGGGCGGGATGCGGAAGCCGTAGCGGCTATGAAGAAGTTTGCTGCAATGTGCGGCAAACCGCTTCCCGAAGACATGCTTTCGGTAAACATTTTGCGTTCTGCTGCAGGCCAGGATGTTGACATGGATGATGAGGAGACTGAACCAGTTCAACAAGAGCAACAAGAGAAACCAGAGCGCTTTGAGGGCAAGCTGATGAGGCTGAAACACGATATAATaaaaaatgcgcgcagcgtctcaTTCCGAGAGACGGGCGCCAACATCAAAGCATTGTATTCCACTTTTGCTATGGGCTATACCACTACAGTCATCTGGATTCTTTGGGCTTTTATTGGACTCGCATATCCGCTGTTTAACTCATTTATTATTCTCTATCTTGGGTCGGGTCTCTACAGTGCTGGTACGTCAAAGACCTACCGAAACTATACGATTATTTCTGCTTGTGGTATCCCGGGCAGTATTGTTGCCACAGCGCTTGTGGAGCTCCCCCGGAGTGGACGCCGTGGTGCGATGTCGATTGGTACTCTCTTGACTGGCGTTTTCCTCTTTGCATTTACCACTGCGGACACAGATACTTCATCGCTTGCATTCAGCTGTGTCATTGCTTTCACGCAAAATATCATGTACGGTGTGCTCTACTGCTACACGCCCGAATCATTTCCTGCGCCCGTTCGTGGTAGTGCCGATGGTATTGGTTCAAGCTTGAATCGCATTTTTGGTCTAATTGCTCCCATCATCAAGACATATTCGACGAACGACCCAGCTGCCCCTATATATGTTTCGGGTGCTCTGTTTCTATTCTGTGGTCTCCTCATTCtcacgctgcgcgtcgaGACTTCTGCACGTTCCGCACTTTAATTGGTAACCACACTGCCGGTCTAACAATACCCTATAGTCCGCATACAAAAAGATCATGTTCCTTTGTACCGTTCGTGTTCCCATTCTTTCCATAATGATTTGAAAACAGCTTGGCCACTCGCATCGAGCATGCCTTTGAGTGCCGCATCGCGTTCATACTCGCTAATGATGCTGCACAGAGCAAAGAGACCGGGCaaaagcgcttggcgcaacggcgctgcaatggTTGacgtgcgctgtgcgacgAGTCTGACATAGGCAACAAGCACATAAATTGCGTGCTTTGTCATGGAGCGACCCAATGTCTCGGTCGTACCAACTTGGATTGCATCACTTGTTAGTTTTCGTTTCTTGCTTGCAATCATTGTTGCAATTGACGTCGTCTTGGTGGAAATCTCGGTATAAAGACGACTTAAAGAACGCGCTTCGGTTAAGCCCAGTGGACTTGAAACAACATCAAGCCAGCAAGGCGTTGTTTCTGccagtgtgcgcagcggtgcgcgtCCGGTGTTGGAACGAAGCAAGGAAAGGAGAGGAAGCAGCAGCGAAGATAGCAGCGCTGTCAGGTGAGGTAAAAGCGGACTCAACAAGTCTTTGCGAAAGCGCACAATGGCGCACAGACTTGCAACGATGCCTTGATACACTGTGTTTGCCTGCAACGTAAGCGCCATATTCTTGTTTTCTGTCCCGGCGGGCCGCAATAGTACGCCAAAAAATGCAAAGATCTTGGCCACatctgcgctgcgcaaaatcAACGCCCTATATTGGCATACGCGCCTTACCATTTCGGTAGCAGCTAGAGATAGCATGGGAGCCTGTGTTACGATAGACGGCAGTCGGACGACCATAgaagcaaagcgcgcacTTGCAATCTTGCTCGTCCCGCTAGGAGCGTGCTGCAGTAAAATACTCATCACACTAAGTAGTGACGACATGTCGTCAATGGTGCATTCGGGCATCTTTCGCAGAAACGGAAGCTCCAACGTTTCAAGCGTGCTTGCATACGAGTCTTGATCCATGGACATAATCGCTTGCACAAAACGATGCGTAAGAAGCTCGGAACCGTTGAGTTTAGCAGACAAAGACGAATAGGCcatgcaaagcgcgacaTATGGTTTGCCTTTCTGCCCATGCAGATAGAAGCGCAGTGTGGACAAGCAGGAAAACAGTGCAGTCGCAAAAAGCACCCCGTCctcttgctgcgccgcaaaggGTATTGTTTCAATGCTGTTCAACAGTTGATCAAATAtcagcgctgcagaagacACATCCGCTTCGGATGCGTGTAAAATACGCagccgcgctgcaaaatTTCGGAAGCGCAACATACCAAGACAGAAAGCATTGTCATCCATTTCTTCATGCATTTTTGCAAAAGCAGACATCACTTCCTTTTCCAGTGTCGATGAACCCAAGTTGGCCGGTAACGATCGCAATGGAATCGTTGCATCTGCTGCGTGCTCCAATAAAATAGCAAGAATGTGCTGCGCTAGCGGCGCATTACTTGTTGACAAGGTGACCATTGTATCGGAATGCAGCACATGCTCGATCGCATCGGGAGCGGAAAACAACGCCGACAAAAGGTGCACACTAGCGCGTTCCCACGACTTTTGTATGCAGCTCGGCTTATTGACCATCGCCAATATGTAAACAGAAATGGGTATAGGGAAGCACACTGTGGTAGTGCTGGCCGCGCGTGATAAAAACAGTTTCAGTGCCGTCCATACTTGTGTATCCCCTTTTAAACCATGCAGCGTCCACGCTGCATCAAGCCAAGCAAGGCAGCTGACAATGCGATCCAAGGACGAGGAAGGAAAGATTCCTATCGGCAGTCTTTCCAACATATTAATTGCTGCTAGTGTAGCTTCCAAGTTTGCGCCTGctttccagcgcggcgctttaGACGGATCAATCCAAGCAACACTTTCTTCCATTTGCTGCACAATGGCCTCGCGCCAGTGTGAAAGCTCAAAAAATTGTGCACTTTTCAGCGCTGTTTCCGATATAGTTTTTTGGTGGCCCCCGAGCTTGTCCGACGGTGAAGCAAGCAATGTTTTTTGCATGTATTCAATACATGCGCAAAGCTGTGTCACATTCATACATGCATCCATGACGCGTGCCCATCGACCAGTGATCATACGCCATAGCACACTAGGGAGGTCTGCAGAATCGATTAGCCCAAATAATTGACCATCCCAAGCTGAAAATTGAGATATACTGCCCATGTGCAAGGCGTCAAAAAGGAAAGGACTGGCTACCGACGACAAGAATGTGTACGACGGCGCTTTTCGTGCATTGAATGCCAAATCCACTtcagcgcacgcaaatgCTGTGCGCAGAATCTCGGCGCGGACTTGCGGTATAGTCTCCTTCGATGCAAAAAACGGGACCAATTGGTCGAGGTACGTATAAGAAGTAAACATGGGAGGGAGCACTTGGCCAGTGCACTGTGCATGTACAAATGCTCTGCGCACAAGAACAAAACGAAGTCGAAGACCCGCGGCAATACACGCGCGAACAAGCATATCATTTTTTTGGAGACCGCATTCCACGAGCGAGTCGGCCATTTTCAACATGGATTCAAAGTAAGCATCGTTGTTGAGCAGATGATCGAGTCCCACATTCTGGATTACCAACATAAGGAAATGTGCAGAGAAcagcacaggcgcaggtTCTTTTTGCACGTGTACAAATCGTTGCTGTACATTTTCTAGCGTCATGGAGAGCATGGGGAGTACTTGCCCTGGTGGCACGGCATTTTGCAGCAAAGACGAAAGATTCACCACGCTACGTTTTTCTAGCAGTGGACTCTGCGCAAGCGTTGCAAACAAAGTGGGATCGGCGCCCACGCACGTACGGTCCATCACTTGCTGCAAAATACCAAAAAGGTGCAACATATTTCGGCTTTCGGCGTACCGGACCACCACTTCTGACACAAAATTGTGAGCGGCTTCCCAAACACACTCCATCTCTTTGGGCAAGTTGCATGTGGTCGATAGCATGCTTGGAAGAAGCTCTTCTAAAGTAGCCATATCCACACGCCACAAGACGGTAAATGTCGTGAAGCAGTACGTTACACAAAGCGTGCTCGATTTAAAATCCAGCAGTACCAGTGTCTCTTTGCACAAGATGCGCCAAAGTGCAGACCATGCTTCTTGATCCTCTCCTCCCGGAATGTAGAGTTTCAGTGCAGCAATCTTTTCCACAAGAAGCAATCGTGCATGTGCAACAGCGCATGACAGTGTAGGCGGCAGCTGCTGTAATGTTTGACAAATGGGTGTAATGTATTGTTCCAACACGCCTTGTCGAATACGTGGCACAGGCGCTTGCACATCAATTCCACAAATACGTCGTACCAGCTGATCAAGAAAAACGGGTATTACGCAAAGCATGGCCCGAGCTACATCCACGTCTTGGATGTGCTGCACCAAAGCGTCCGTGAGTGGCTGTAGTGTGTCAGGCAGTCCTTGCGCACTTCGTGGACCGTCCAATGCTGCAGCTTCATATAGAGATGCTGCAGCAATCGGTACGATGCTAGCTTCCAATGCTGGTGCGTCAATCTGTTGGGAGTAGTGGAGTGCACGGGCAAAAGGAAGCAGTGTTGCTTGCAAGAAAAACTTGGACGTTTTTTTCGCGTTCGTCCCAAGTTCTAATGCAGGTGCCCAATACTTGCACATAGCATTCAGAAGATTCACAGTCGCGTCAACCTGTCCTGACCCGCAAATGCACGGTAATGCGTGCAGGACAGTTTGGAACAGTGAGTTTACCGTATCGATTTGACTCGCACCCCAGCGACGAATGCTAAAAGGAAGAAGGATGGAAAGAGGAGATACAATGATTTCCCATGTGCTGTGATTTTTGCACTCTTCAGCTGCACTCATGGCTAGCTGGAATATACTATGCTTGCCCACTAATGCATGCAGCATCCCAGGCGTGACCTCCGGTGATGACAATATGAAGGAAAGTAATTGCCAGTAACGTGTATCATTATGATGCTGTAATCCATCAATTCCTTTCACGTTCCGTATCGCACTCAACATGGCCTCCAGTGTAATGTCCAGAAGCATTTCTGTTTTTTGCGGAACATAAATGGTATTGTCCGACCACGCATACTGCAGCACTTCAATCCGAGACacgttgcgctcgccattcGGAAGTGCCTCTTTAGATGTTTCAGGCCGCTTCAGTACTTTCACAAACTCCTCTGAAGTGACAATACCCCATTTTGCTAGTGactgcgccatggccacCAAGCATGTCCAGCTTGCAGCAAAACCTTTTGAACACGTGACAGTTACCGGGTTGCGCCCTCGTCCGTCGTTTTCTCCAGCCACGATGCTTCTCCGCGTGAGTGTCCCTGTCGTGAGGCAAGCAGTTGCCGCCGCCCGGCCTGCACAGATGCTGCCTATACAGCGTATTTCTGTACCTCGAGTTCTTACCGCACAAACGCCCATTCCGCAGCTGGCGCGGGGCATGAAGGTCCGCGCATCGGTCAAGAAACTGTGCAGCTATTGCTCTATCGTGCGTCGCAAAGGGCGTCTTTATGTGATTTGCTCTAAGCATGCGAAGCACAAGCAGGTATGAGTATCTGAAAAGTTACTGACTTTTAAGCGCCAAGGATAGTGTCTCTTCTGTCGCATCTTTCGGCAATATCATTGGCCGTGGAGCGGTCAAATGCACAGCATCCAGCACAAACCGTGTTGGTAATAGATACCACTTTGCTTCGCGCATGTCTATCAATAATCGAGAGTCCTGTAGGGACATATTTTATTTTGTGACAACATATTTATTTCATTCGGCATCAAACGCTCTACTCGGTTGCTCCATTAGCAAAGCTCGGGGTGCAGCTTCTTGCACTTGGCAACAACCTTCTTCACATCTTGACTGCGTGCACGGGTGGTCACAAGAAGTGCGTCAGGGGTATCGACCACCACAACATCGTCCATACCCAAGCACGCAATCCTACGCCCAGATGCAGGAACCACGATGCCACCGACTTGGCCCTCTGTGATGACCAACGATGGGTCAccaagcacgcgcgcttcgttCTCCAAAGCAGGAATAAGATCAGACAAGCTTGAAAAGTCCCCTACATCGTCCCAACCGAATGTAGCAGGAACCACTGCGACCTTGCCAACCTTGGATGCTGGCTCAGCGACGGCATGGTCAATGGCTATCTTGGGCAACAATGACCACGTCTCGCTCAATGCAATTTGTCGACGCGGGGTATCCCATGCCTCGGCAATGGTGCAAAGACCCGCATGGAGCTCCGGGACATACTCCTCCATAAGTGCCATCAGCGTCTGTGCCTTGACAACAAACATACCACCGTTCCAGCGGTAATCACCAGTGCTCAGGTATGCACTGGCGGTGCGAGCATCGGGCTTCTCCTTAAACTCAAGCACTTTGTGTGCATTTGGAGCATTCTTCACATCCAGGCCTTCGCCCAGCCTAATATAACCAAAACCAGTCGAGGGATGTGCAGGTGCAATACCAATCGTGACCAAGAACCCTTCTTTGGCCACAGCGACAGCTTCTTGTACAGCCGACTCGAATGCGTCGCGACCAGATACAATGTGATCCGCAGCAAAAgagccaagcacggcgtgGGGATCGCGTCGTGCAAGCACGGCCGCTGCAAGACCAATCGCGGCCATCGACTCCTTTGGCGAGGGCTCGGCAAACACATTTGCAGGGATCAAGTTAGGCAGTTGCTGCGAGACTGCATCAACATGCACCTTTCCTGTCACCACCATAAAACGGTCCACACCAGAAAGAGGAAGGAGACGATCCCACGTGTTTTGAATCAGTGTACGACCATTGCCGGTCAAATCGAGCAAAAACTTGGGGCAACTGCTACGACTCAACGGCCAGAGACGagtgccagcgccgcccgctGGGACAACGACCCAGAGACCAAGCGAAGGGTCTTTTGCCTCTAATGAAATAGACGCTGGTTTTGGAGTATGAGGCACGCCTGCGACGGAAGTTGTGCGCGCAGACTCAGGATGCCAGTTATTTAATGCATTGTGATGCGTAGAGTAGCTCATGCGCGATGAGGGAGAAATGCTCGGAGAAAATAAAGGCATGGTGGGCGTGATCGGTGCATTGTTATTTTCGAGTATATCCATACGATCGCCCATACGATGCATCTAGACTGTTAGAACGACGCTATCAACACACCTCAACTCGAAGCTCCGAGATGCCCTGGAGAATCTGCGCTAGCGCTGCATTACTGTTCATTTCTTGTCGATGGTGGTCCATAGGCAAGGCGACAAAGAGCGAAGAAGAAGGCTTGTATACTGCAACGCACACTCTAGCGCTGGGAATTCGACGCGCAGAACAAACCGAATTTGGCAAACACGAGCACAGGCCCACTTCGTTGTCTACGCTGTCTTAAGTGTCTACTCTCATCTCGACCAATCAACTTTTGTGAGCTTGTGCCTGCGTAAGTTTTTATTTAATAATCAAGTCGATTGGCACAAAAGGTACGGGTAGTCTTACTCTGTTTCGACACGTGGGCCGGTCCCTTCGCTTGTTCGCTGCGTTATCTAAAGGAAATTGCGAAAAGAATGTTGACTAGATAATGTACAAAAGTGGTGAAGAAAAGGTGACGCAAAAACGGGAAGTGTCATGTAATAAAAATAACATTGTATTAGTGTTGGAGCACGTTCCTGAGCCCAAACCGACGCTTCACCACCTTTTGCTTTGCGGGACCGACTGCAACAGTATGATGCGTGTGGCAGTTGGAGGTCTTGCCcggagcatgcgcatcCGGAGTGCGCTGGTCACCTTGATAAAACGTAGACGTGCCGTAGATACCGGGCTTGTGGCCTGGTTCACCGCTGCAGTCCTCAAATACGCCCTTGTCGTAATTGCCAGGGGAGTTAAAGTAGTCGCCCATCTCATCGTAAATGTGCGGGCAGTAttctgcagcgtcgtcgCCGTAACATCCCCGAAAGCTAAACTCCTTGTCGTTGATAAAGTTATTCCACTCCTTGATTTGAACAAATTCACCCTCGTGGCCCTCAATGTTCCTCGAGAAAACAAGACCGCCAACCGGGTTACCCTTGTTGTTTGCGCCGTGAGGAtcgagctcgccgccgccatcTCCCTTCGCAATACCAATAAACGTAAAGTCGCCCTTGCCAGTAACCTGAACAAACTTGCTGGTCTTAACAAAGTGTGCGCCCTTCAGCGCACCGTTAGGAATCAGTCGCGTGCCGTAGCCCTCCTTGGTGCA encodes the following:
- a CDS encoding uncharacterized protein (EggNog:ENOG503P1ZZ; SECRETED:SignalP(1-22); COG:S), whose protein sequence is MLARMQISLAALTLCLAGAVHAAKGTFSVNNLPDTWEDGQSGTNQCDKYGKSSQKSQCQNLYINSATDFCLWGPPQANSSVGKKEADVVSYCTKEGYGTRLIPNGALKGAHFVKTSKFVQVTGKGDFTFIGIAKGDGGGELDPHGANNKGNPVGGLVFSRNIEGHEGEFVQIKEWNNFINDKEFSFRGCYGDDAAEYCPHIYDEMGDYFNSPGNYDKGVFEDCSGEPGHKPGIYGTSTFYQGDQRTPDAHAPGKTSNCHTHHTVAVGPAKQKVVKRRFGLRNVLQH
- a CDS encoding mannose-1-phosphate guanylyltransferase (COG:O; EggNog:ENOG503PAA1), translating into MNSNAALAQILQGISELRVEMHRMGDRMDILENNNAPITPTMPLFSPSISPSSRMSYSTHHNALNNWHPESARTTSVAGVPHTPKPASISLEAKDPSLGLWVVVPAGGAGTRLWPLSRSSCPKFLLDLTGNGRTLIQNTWDRLLPLSGVDRFMVVTGKVHVDAVSQQLPNLIPANVFAEPSPKESMAAIGLAAAVLARRDPHAVLGSFAADHIVSGRDAFESAVQEAVAVAKEGFLVTIGIAPAHPSTGFGYIRLGEGLDVKNAPNAHKVLEFKEKPDARTASAYLSTGDYRWNGGMFVVKAQTLMALMEEYVPELHAGLCTIAEAWDTPRRQIALSETWSLLPKIAIDHAVAEPASKVGKVAVVPATFGWDDVGDFSSLSDLIPALENEARVLGDPSLVITEGQVGGIVVPASGRRIACLGMDDVVVVDTPDALLVTTRARSQDVKKVVAKCKKLHPELC